AAGGCAGGTATGTACATATACTTTCTTGAGAAGAAGCTGGGTGGGATCTGGACAGCTTGGCGGGAACTTCTGTCCAATCCAGGTCTCTTGCATGTTTACCTCCAAAATAACATTTGGGGACTATTGTTTTAGAGTACAGCAGCTATTTCATACAGGAAAAACTAGTAGAAGGAaagaaataaatcaaaataaaaagCTTTCAGAAGTGAATAGTtaaatattattaatttttttattttatacattaagTCAGATTAGGAAGAAATGTGTTTCTTGCACATACAGCATGATTTCCACATAACAAATGCTTAGGGATCAAAGGTGATCTTGACATGCTGGGCGTTGCAGCTCAGTTTCTGACTGTTTGCGTAGAAGGGCGAGTCATTTTCTGCTTTGTTAACTAAGATACGAGAAAGGTTCATTTAGTTTCTTATTCCAGAAGCTAAGAGAAAGCAGGAGATTCTTTCCATATCTTCATATTCAGAATGGCGTCTGCTGCACTAGGAGGTGAACTGAGCTGTTCCATCTGCCTGAACCTTTATACAGAGCCGGTGTCACTGAAATGtggacacaacttctgccgggATTGTATTAGTGCTACTctggatacacaggaggggtctGGAGTTTATTCCTGTCCGGAGTGCAGGGTGGAATTTGCAGTACGCCCTGTGCTGGAAATAAACAGGAAGCTTTATAACATCTTGGAGTATTTCAAATCGACTCTACCAAAAACTGAAAAGGCAGacatcttctgtacatactgcctggACTCCCCTGTACTGGCTTACAAGACATGTCTACAATGTGAGAACTCATTGTGTGAGAAACATCTGATGGCTCATAATAAGTCTGCGAGTCATGTTGTAACTGAACCCACCACGTCCTTTGCAGACATTAAATGCCCCATACACAAGGAGATCCTGAAGTATTACTGTACACAGGATAATGTTTGTATCTGTATGTCCTGCTGGGTCGCTGGAGAACATGTGGGGCACAAGATGGTACTTCTCAATGAAGCCTAcgagaataagaaaaaaaacctgaaagaaGATAGGGTGAAACTGACCCATGACAAACAAGAGATTGAGATGAGAAtccaaaatttggaaaaccattacataaaggaagaaaaaaaatcaactgaAGTCTCTGGGAGAGTCTCTGATCTGTTTAGAGACATGAGAAGACATCTGGATGACGAAGAGAAGAGAGTCTTGACCGAGGTCTCCAGACAAAAAGAACATACTTCACTGTCAGTCTCCAATTTGATCAAAAAGCTAAAGCTACAGAAGGAAAAGCTGCGCATGGCTGTTTATGACATAGAAGAGTGCCTTGATATTACAGATCAAATGACTTTTTTGAAGACAAAACTAAAAAATGGCGACATAAGTATTAGTGGTGATATCAACAGTGACGTGAGCGATGCTGGATGCCTGGATGAGGTGACGATCTCGCTGGTGTTACACAGAGGACTTTACCTATTTAAGGAAAATTCAAAACACCTGAAGAAAACGCTAAAGTTCTTAGAGACAGAAAATTTAGATGTTCTCCTGAATCAAAATACAGCCAATAGTGTAATTACTATATCACCGGATCTCAGATCGGTTGCCTATAAGGATAACTACCAGAAAAATCTAATTGGTCCAGAGATAATTAGGGGTGTTCAGGTGTTAAGTTCCTGCAGCTTCTCGGCAGGGAAACATTACTGGGAGGTGGATGTGAGCGGAGCAGAGGAATGGCTGGTAGGGGTAACTGCCTATAACATAGAGAAGAAGGTTGTGGGGCATTCAACGTctttttatatgaaaaaaaagtcACAGGGTATTGATAACAAGAGAAATTTAGGTCTGCATCGTTGGACTGAAACGCCACAGGCTATTGATTTCAATGTCAAGTCATGGGCTATTGGTTTCAATGACAAGTCATGGGCTTTACAGTTTTTCAGCGATCTTATAGCTAGTCATAATGATGTACATAAAACCATTGTTTCTGattctcttgtgcaaactgtggGGATCTATCTGGATTATGATGAGGGACGTCTGTCCTTCTACCAGATGTGTGACCCCATCAGACTCCttcacaccttcaccaccaccttcaccgAACACCTTCATGCTGCTTTTACTTTGCCCAAAAGTGGTTGTGTCAGAATTATAACCTAAAGTGTAGTACTAAGCAGGTCACATATGAGGTGTCCAT
The Rana temporaria chromosome 6, aRanTem1.1, whole genome shotgun sequence DNA segment above includes these coding regions:
- the LOC120944354 gene encoding E3 ubiquitin-protein ligase TRIM62-like, with protein sequence MASAALGGELSCSICLNLYTEPVSLKCGHNFCRDCISATLDTQEGSGVYSCPECRVEFAVRPVLEINRKLYNILEYFKSTLPKTEKADIFCTYCLDSPVLAYKTCLQCENSLCEKHLMAHNKSASHVVTEPTTSFADIKCPIHKEILKYYCTQDNVCICMSCWVAGEHVGHKMVLLNEAYENKKKNLKEDRVKLTHDKQEIEMRIQNLENHYIKEEKKSTEVSGRVSDLFRDMRRHLDDEEKRVLTEVSRQKEHTSLSVSNLIKKLKLQKEKLRMAVYDIEECLDITDQMTFLKTKLKNGDISISGDINSDVSDAGCLDEVTISLVLHRGLYLFKENSKHLKKTLKFLETENLDVLLNQNTANSVITISPDLRSVAYKDNYQKNLIGPEIIRGVQVLSSCSFSAGKHYWEVDVSGAEEWLVGVTAYNIEKKVVGHSTSFYMKKKSQGIDNKRNLGLHRWTETPQAIDFNVKSWAIGFNDKSWALQFFSDLIASHNDVHKTIVSDSLVQTVGIYLDYDEGRLSFYQMCDPIRLLHTFTTTFTEHLHAAFTLPKSGCVRIIT